From a region of the Dehalococcoidales bacterium genome:
- a CDS encoding AAA family ATPase, with translation MNLNQKQTDALLKTLEYEQTHDPEDFSLGWRWSDVRVAPPTLNSLLLKGLLEEKFHSNSHRGLLLTDLGRQQATLLTEASEACEKHRDETVTLPSDIFEDIIGHEDVKELLTAALLADKPVHVLLAGPPALAKSLFLWDIERVCGKQALWLVGSATSKAGLWDVVAEREPQILLIDELDKMSAVDTAALLSLMEGGRLVRAKKGRALDATIAIRVVAATNRVARLSPELMSRFAMRTLRPYDAAQFHSVVEGVLVHREGSTPELAEEIARKLGGRCQDVRDAVRVARLSPQLGIDKTIRLLLS, from the coding sequence ATGAACCTAAATCAGAAGCAGACGGATGCCTTACTCAAGACACTTGAATACGAGCAGACCCATGATCCGGAGGACTTCAGCCTGGGATGGCGTTGGAGTGATGTCCGTGTTGCCCCACCTACTCTGAATAGCCTATTGCTGAAGGGACTGCTTGAGGAGAAGTTCCACTCAAACAGCCATCGGGGATTGCTGCTAACCGACCTGGGCCGGCAGCAGGCAACACTGCTGACGGAGGCATCAGAAGCCTGTGAGAAACATCGAGATGAAACCGTGACACTCCCCAGCGACATCTTCGAAGACATCATTGGCCATGAAGATGTCAAGGAACTCCTGACGGCTGCACTCCTTGCGGACAAGCCAGTGCATGTGCTGCTGGCAGGGCCACCGGCACTCGCAAAGTCCCTATTCCTGTGGGACATAGAGCGAGTGTGTGGCAAGCAGGCTCTATGGCTTGTTGGGTCGGCAACCAGCAAGGCGGGACTGTGGGACGTGGTAGCGGAACGGGAGCCGCAGATTCTGCTCATCGACGAACTGGACAAGATGAGCGCCGTCGATACCGCGGCATTACTCAGCTTGATGGAGGGTGGTAGACTGGTGCGGGCCAAGAAAGGCAGGGCACTCGATGCCACCATTGCCATTAGAGTCGTGGCAGCAACCAACCGAGTGGCCAGGCTATCTCCGGAACTGATGTCCAGGTTTGCCATGCGGACGCTAAGACCTTATGACGCGGCACAGTTCCATTCGGTCGTCGAGGGCGTATTGGTACATCGTGAAGGTAGCACTCCAGAGCTTGCGGAAGAGATAGCCAGGAAGCTTGGCGGTCGTTGCCAGGACGTGAGAGACGCGGTAAGGGTTGCCCGCTTGAGCCCACAACTGGGCATCGACAAAACGATCCGGCTGCTCCTGAGCTGA
- a CDS encoding haloalkane dehalogenase, with product MKFITPSAEQLSYLRADPLLVEQELDIRPEVAQALERATGIRAGRVYWRSEHDHLYALELGDLGRGRPSTATVFGFWDRYEPRPPEHEIDSDLLDFGTWVAEVTEGMDPADIRLVAGFAQQQTDRVQLSWPDGSVMRTPEERFANLPDYPYEPRYVEIEGLRMAYVEEGSGDPILMLHGEPTWGYLYRHMIPVLSGVGRVIVPDQIGFGRSDKPVADNAYSYRAYVRWMRKLILELDLKRITLVCQDWGGLVGLRVVSQLPERFARIVPMNTGIPDGGRPGGSSAAETGGMGGAFMTWRRLSQRLAEFDLPAMMKQAVGNRELTEAEAAAYGAPFPSVEYQTAALLWPRQVPIRPDHPGAYDNHVAIEVLKTLELPVLLPWAEGDAITRAGEGMFRNIFRNCAPPLPIRNAGHFIQEDAGEEVAENIRRWILETPLP from the coding sequence ATGAAGTTCATTACACCATCCGCTGAACAGCTATCCTATCTCCGTGCCGACCCGTTGCTGGTAGAGCAGGAGCTTGATATCCGCCCGGAAGTCGCCCAAGCACTGGAGAGAGCGACCGGTATCCGCGCGGGCAGGGTCTACTGGCGTTCGGAGCATGACCACCTCTACGCCCTGGAACTGGGGGACCTCGGTAGGGGTCGGCCCTCGACAGCCACCGTCTTCGGTTTCTGGGACCGCTACGAGCCGCGTCCCCCGGAGCACGAGATTGATAGTGACCTGCTTGACTTCGGGACGTGGGTGGCGGAAGTCACCGAGGGCATGGACCCCGCCGATATCAGGCTGGTGGCCGGGTTCGCTCAGCAGCAGACCGACCGGGTGCAGTTGTCCTGGCCTGACGGCTCAGTGATGCGTACGCCGGAGGAACGCTTTGCCAATCTGCCGGACTACCCCTACGAGCCGCGCTATGTGGAGATTGAAGGTCTGCGCATGGCCTACGTGGAGGAAGGCTCCGGCGACCCGATACTGATGCTTCACGGTGAGCCGACCTGGGGGTATTTGTACCGACACATGATACCGGTTCTATCCGGGGTAGGCCGTGTCATAGTGCCCGACCAGATAGGGTTTGGACGGTCCGATAAGCCGGTTGCGGATAACGCATACAGCTACAGGGCATACGTGCGCTGGATGCGGAAGCTCATCCTGGAACTGGACCTCAAGCGAATCACGCTGGTCTGCCAGGACTGGGGAGGTCTGGTTGGCCTGCGGGTTGTCTCTCAGTTGCCCGAACGTTTTGCCCGGATTGTCCCGATGAACACCGGTATCCCCGATGGGGGTAGACCTGGTGGGTCGTCTGCTGCGGAGACCGGCGGAATGGGAGGAGCCTTTATGACGTGGCGAAGGCTTTCACAACGGCTGGCAGAGTTCGACCTGCCGGCAATGATGAAGCAGGCGGTCGGCAACCGCGAACTGACCGAAGCCGAAGCAGCCGCCTACGGGGCGCCCTTCCCTTCGGTGGAGTATCAGACAGCGGCCCTCCTCTGGCCCCGTCAGGTACCGATACGCCCGGACCATCCCGGTGCCTATGACAACCATGTTGCCATCGAGGTGCTGAAGACGCTTGAGCTACCGGTACTTCTACCCTGGGCAGAGGGAGACGCCATAACCAGGGCAGGAGAGGGTATGTTCCGCAATATATTCCGCAACTGCGCTCCCCCGCTGCCCATCAGGAACGCAGGTCACTTCATCCAGGAGGACGCCGGAGAGGAAGTCGCCGAGAACATCCGCAGGTGGATTCTGGAGACACCGCTACCATAG
- a CDS encoding alpha/beta fold hydrolase — protein sequence MTRKLLERPDWLKAIFPWEQHAATVNGRTMAYIDEGDPGARPVLLLHGNPTWGFLYRYFIPPLTEAGYRVIVPDWIGAGYSDKPRVDSALTTPHHIADLVSLMDQLRLRGFVVVGQDWGGPQGVGAALQRQERLDAMVLMNTWLFTGNVGRFHSSSRPWTTWHAPLIGQFFMKRHKILSHAGPSLVSRRGMSEPEARAYHHIYDEADSDHVVLTWPRTIPMREGDRGWEDMLTIERRLPELARIPTLLIWAPEDNVFPIEYANRLKELLPHAEGPITFENAAHFLQDDRGPDIARSIVEFLDRTVGRSL from the coding sequence ATGACCCGAAAACTGCTTGAAAGACCTGACTGGCTCAAGGCAATCTTTCCCTGGGAGCAGCATGCGGCTACCGTGAACGGGCGGACTATGGCTTACATCGACGAGGGTGACCCCGGAGCCCGACCGGTCCTGCTCCTCCATGGAAATCCCACCTGGGGCTTCCTATACCGCTATTTCATTCCGCCGCTGACCGAGGCCGGGTACCGGGTTATCGTGCCGGATTGGATTGGGGCGGGCTACTCTGACAAACCGCGGGTAGACAGCGCTCTCACGACGCCCCACCACATTGCCGACCTGGTATCTCTCATGGACCAGCTACGACTGCGGGGATTCGTCGTCGTGGGGCAGGACTGGGGAGGCCCACAGGGAGTTGGTGCCGCCTTGCAGCGCCAGGAACGACTCGATGCAATGGTGCTGATGAATACCTGGTTGTTTACCGGTAATGTCGGCCGCTTCCATTCTTCGTCGCGTCCCTGGACAACGTGGCACGCACCGCTGATAGGTCAGTTCTTTATGAAACGGCACAAGATTCTGTCCCACGCCGGGCCATCACTTGTCTCCCGGCGGGGCATGAGTGAGCCGGAAGCCCGTGCCTATCACCACATCTACGATGAGGCGGATTCGGACCACGTGGTGTTGACATGGCCGCGCACCATCCCGATGCGTGAAGGCGACCGTGGCTGGGAGGACATGCTCACCATCGAGCGACGGTTGCCGGAGTTGGCTCGGATTCCGACCCTCCTTATCTGGGCGCCGGAGGACAATGTCTTTCCAATAGAGTACGCTAACCGACTGAAGGAATTACTGCCACATGCCGAAGGCCCGATAACATTTGAAAATGCGGCGCACTTCCTTCAGGATGACCGCGGCCCGGATATCGCCCGAAGCATAGTCGAGTTCCTTGACAGGACGGTGGGGAGGTCATTATGA
- a CDS encoding HAD-IIB family hydrolase, with translation MNIPTFNRIPGAIAVDLDGTLLNNRTQLSERNRMAIRGCVARGIPVVIATSRPIRTLRRLVGNDLTNICSLVVMNGAVALTTPPLSGEFREVLPTGVARGIVDLLVGMGPEVRVTVEIEGWEFGANWAADADTLWRFNAATPDMVTSVDEALSRNPAKIAASRGGSDVSDLAAEVSRRYGDIVSVVPANGMTFLNILSIRASKSGALRHLLLSREIAMADVLAFGDDIPDVDLLASCGTAVAMANAVPEVLSLCRYSTTSNDDDGVAVVLERVLAISGQVQ, from the coding sequence ATGAACATTCCCACATTTAACCGTATTCCCGGTGCGATTGCCGTTGACCTTGACGGGACCCTGCTAAACAACCGGACACAGTTATCCGAGCGCAATCGCATGGCTATCAGAGGGTGCGTAGCACGGGGCATTCCCGTTGTTATTGCCACCTCTCGACCCATCCGGACGCTTCGCCGCCTGGTCGGTAATGACCTGACAAACATCTGCTCTCTGGTAGTTATGAATGGCGCTGTCGCCCTGACAACACCGCCACTGTCAGGTGAGTTTCGGGAGGTGCTCCCGACAGGGGTGGCCCGGGGCATTGTGGACCTGCTCGTAGGCATGGGACCGGAAGTGCGCGTGACGGTGGAAATCGAAGGTTGGGAATTCGGTGCCAACTGGGCAGCCGACGCAGACACGCTCTGGCGGTTCAACGCGGCAACACCGGATATGGTCACGTCCGTGGACGAGGCTCTGTCGAGAAACCCCGCAAAGATTGCCGCCAGTCGTGGTGGGAGCGATGTCTCTGACCTTGCTGCGGAGGTCTCGCGGCGATATGGCGATATTGTATCAGTGGTGCCGGCTAACGGGATGACGTTTCTCAATATCCTGAGTATCCGGGCATCAAAGTCCGGCGCTCTACGGCATCTCCTCCTGTCGCGGGAAATCGCAATGGCTGATGTGCTTGCCTTTGGAGATGATATTCCGGATGTTGATTTGCTGGCCTCATGTGGTACTGCGGTAGCCATGGCTAATGCCGTTCCTGAAGTACTATCCCTTTGCAGATATTCCACTACCAGTAATGATGACGACGGTGTGGCTGTGGTGCTGGAGCGAGTGCTGGCAATAAGCGGGCAGGTGCAATAA